The genomic segment actgaccagCCCAGGAGACCACCTCAAAAACCCGGGGGGAAGAACCCCCAGAGGAGGGTCTGTTtgttcttctcccccccccccctgctctctctctctctctctctctctcaaataaataaataaaatctttttttttttaaatggaagcctagatcaaataataaaaaggaatctggtgagattttggttttaaaattaatgcaaattTTGTGCAAAACTTcatagaaatttcttaaaaacttaaagatAATGTTCAAGACAACCCTTACAGTTTGATTTCTCTATTTCATCTGAAAatacatactttctttttttaagattttatttattggagcgagaggagagagacagcagggggaggggcgaagGGAGGCAGAATCTCCAGGaaactccgcactgagcaggatccaacctggggctggatcgctccaccctgagatcataacctgagccaaaccgAGACTCAGAAgtttaaccgaccgagccacccaggcgccctgaaaatacatcttttctttatatatactaatatatatccACATTTTTACACAAAATTTTAATGCATCTGTATTAACATATATTAGTAGAAGACTTATTTTCCTATTAGCATTCAGGTGAaccatgcttatttattttactcGATCCATCACCATAGCTCGGGAAAATATGCTATAGaaggaaagatgagaaaattattGAGGACGGGGGCAGCCTGCGCTGCAACTTATAAGGCTTTAGGTGCGGGGCATTCCGGCCTAACTAGCCCCACTGCCCCACTCCAAGCCGCCCACAGGCGCCGGCACATTCAGAAACTGTTGTGGAAAAGATGTGAATGACTTTTCTCCCGCTTTTGGCTCAAATCAATGGCATGAAAACGGAAGCAATTTTTCGACTTTCCTTCTCCTTACGAGGATCCCTACCGGGTGCAGGGGTGTCACACCGCCGGCGATGTTCGGGTGAGCAGAAGTTAACgtgagaaaggaaggagaagagcgGAGCAATGAAAAACACGGGGTGACTCTCAGAAAGAATGCAGGAGAGAGCCCGCCACACTCCTTGAAGTGGGCAGGAAACCAGCCCCAACAGCAgaccggggtgggggcggggcttaCTGCCCAGCCACGCCTCCTCGCTCTCCGAGCGCTCCCAGTTTAGTCTCTCACCACCCTCCTCCCAAAGCCCgtcccattctttctttcctttcctttcctcctctctctccctccctctccatctccttctctttctccctaataCACCTGACGTTTTGTGAGCCTGAGTGTGAAGAGTTACCCAAATACGGTGGAACGTTCTAGAGTcccaggaggggcgcctgggtcgctcagtgggttaagcctctgccttcggctcaggtcatgatctcagggtcctgggatcgagccctgcatcgggctctctgctcagcagggagcctgcttccccctctctctctgcctgcttctctgNNNNNNNNNNNNNNNNNNNNNNNNNNNNNNNNNNNNNNNNNNNNNNNNNNNNNNNNNNNNNNNNNNNNNNNNNNNNNNNNNNNNNNNNNNNNNNNNNNNNagtgggatcgagccctgcatcgggctctctgctcagcagggagcctgcttccccctctctctctgcctgcttctctgcttacctgtgatctctgtctgtcaaataaataaataaaaccttaaaaaaaaaaaaaaaaaagattcccaggaggggcgcctgggtggctcattgggttgggcctctgccatccgcccaggtcaagatctcaggctCCTAAGATCCAGCCCCGcgtttggctctctgctcagcagggagcctgcttcctcctccccctctgcctgcctctctgcctattttgatctctgtctgtcaaataaataaaatcttaaaaaaaaaaaaaacattaaaaaaaaaaagtttcccaggAGAATCATGGCGCCCCCGCCCCATcccagaaattctggagctgtcTACTGCGACGAAGGAAAGCTGCGCATCCTGAAGGAAGGCAGACTTTTCTCCTTGTCCCCCAAATCTGCTGCTCCGCAATTGGCCCCTTGGTGACCGCTCCGCCCGGTGCTCACAGGTTCCTCCTCGGGGTCAGCCTCCCGAGTCCGCGTGGACCACGGGCCTGACTGGAGGCCCCCACAGAATGCAGGAGCCTAGACACTGGTTGGGAGGCTGCAGACATTCGCCCCGCGACTGGGTCCGCGCCCCCACCCGCGCGCAGCCCTCCTTCACGCCCCGCTGACCTGGCGGCTCTGGGGTCGCCTAGATCCGGAGAGCGCCACCCCCACCCTGGTCCCAAGTCCGCGGTAACTGCCAGCTCTGCTGCTGCCCTCACACCCACCCCTCGCTCGGAGGGACCCTCCTTTCGCCTCAGCTGTGCAACTCGGAATCAACCACCTCTGCAGAACGTAGGAGAAAAGCTTTGGTGTACAGTAAAATGCCATTACGAAATAATGCCTCAAAACCAATGCAACTTCTAGCCACTGAATTTTATAGATGACCTTGGGACATTGTCATGGAACAAATGAAAGTGACTTAAAACTGGAGAGTTAAATAAACCTCGATAGAAGAATTCAGGGAAGTAATGTTGGGGAGCACTAGGCAGACGCGGCGTGGAAGCGCTCCGCCAGGCGCCGGCTCCGGTGCTGGGGCAGTTGCCTCTGGCTGTCGGCGCCCCGGCTGACTCACACCAAAGCTTCCGGCCCCAAGTGTGCCCCCAATCAGGAGTTGCAGCGGTTTCCTGCCCCAGTCGTTGGAACAGCGTCCCCGCCCCTCCCGCGACAGTATTGTGATCTTTGTGAACACTAGGCACACTTTTACCTTCGTGGGCGCCCTGAcccataaaacagaaaacatgtatTGTATGTGTGCGttggttttaagaaaatatattaatgttaaatattatacattttctttgacctaaaatttaattttttttttcttccggtttaaagacattaaaacacGGGCcactgggtagttcagttggtgtgcctttggctcaaatctggatcccagggtccagggatggagccccacattaggctccctgctcagtggggaacctgcttctctctctctcctgtgcttccacactctcaaataaataaataaaatcttttttaaatttaaaaaggaataagagaaattaaaacattcgTGGGCCCATGAAAGTATTGTGGGGCTCTAAGCATTTTGCCCAATGGAAAAGTCAGGCcagcttgttctttttttctttcttttaagatttctatttattttcttgtcaaagagagatagaaagggagagagcgcatcagcagggggagaagcaggctccctgctgagcaaggagcccgatctcaggactctggcaacaggacctgagccaaaggcagtcgctcaacgcCCTGAGCCACCGGGGCTCTCCCAGACCCACATGCTCTGCTATTGAGTCCTCTACAGGGCAGCTGGGGTTCAATCTCAAGAGGTGGTGAATTCTAAACCTGCTCCAAatgagaatctgtttctcccatCACAACTTCCATGTTGTTGTTCCTAGAGATGAGGCCAAGGATTGAATAGCTGCCCAGCTATACGGTTTTATGCAGTCTTCTACGAGTCTATATTTTTGTGTAAATAAGCAAATTTCCCAAGATGAAAATTAGTCCTCCCCAGGTAATCCTGCTAACATTAgagcaataaaaacaataacttCTTTCATTGCAGCAACtcatacaaataaaagaaagacaaatctatttgttttattctactcaaaacacttctgacaccagatgTGTGGGTTttccacaccaagcaattctcaaATTCTCAGGACACTGTCACACAATTCAATTCAGTTTTAACAGTCTATGCTTGCAGTAGGCATCAGATCTCACAAATTAAAGGCTCAGTCTCACTAAActgcccctactttttttttttttttaaaagattttatttgtttatgagaaagacatagcaagagagggaacacaagcacaggagagctggagagggaaaaccaggctctccaccgagcaggaagcctgatatggggcttgattccaggactctgggatcatgacctgagccggatgcaggcgcttaacccactgagctacccaggtgcccctaaactacCCTCACTTTAAATGTCAGTCTCAAGTCCTGATCTTCCATACTTCTGAGTGACCAGTTATAATTTAGGGTTTTCACCATCCAACCTTGAGTTCAATAATTTACAAGAACAGCTCACATAACTCAgtaaagcattttattaaaatactggtttattttaaggaatacAACTCGGGACCAAACAAATGCAATGGATGTGTAGGGCAAGAtatggagaaggggcagagagctgTTCTGAGTTGCCAACCTCAGGACCTGTGGTTGGGTTCTACAACCCAGAAGCTCACTGATACCCGGGTTTAAGGATTTTCATGGACACTTCATCACATATTCATGATTGATTATTAAATCAGTCCCCATACTCTATCCCTTCCCTGGAGGATATGGGGTGGGGCTCTAAGTTCTAATCATGGCTTGAACTTTCTGGTAACAAGACTCCCATCCAGGAACCCATGAATTGTTGCCTTTTTAGAATAAAAGAAGCTCCTATCACCTAGGAAGTTCCAAGGGATTCAGGAGCTCTGTGTAAGACATTCCTATCACCCCACCACTCAGACAAGTACACGGATTTCAGTAGCTCTGTATCAGGAACCTGGAACAGAGACcaatacatatatttcttatttcacaGCAAAGATTTCTTCACCATTCATTTACAATTTAAGTTTACTAAGATCAAGTACACCAATACAAAAACACCTTTCGAAAGATatgcctcattttttaaaaaaaaagattttatttattcattgtacagaatgagatcacaagcaggcagagagaccggcagagagaggggggagcagactccctgctgagcagagagccggatgcggggctccatcccgggaccctgagatcttgacctgagctgaaggcagaggcttaacccactgagccacccaggcgccccctaggcCTGGGTTTCTATAACAGCCTAGCCACTCCACACCGGTGGCACCTAGAATCCtggcaggaaaaggaggaaaggggtgGGTTTGGATGGGATGCCAAAACCTAGAGGTAAGGTGAAGGGACTATGGGAAATAGTCCCCTTGGAATATAGTCCACACTTTCAGACACTTGTGAACTCCATTCCCgtggttttttcccccagagaaacCACAACAGGAGGATAAGAATAATCCCAGTTAACATGTATTGATCATGTATACCTTGCTGGACATTGTTCTAAGCCGCTGAGCTTTCCCCCGGGCCTGTGGTGGATACTCTGACCAACTTCCCCTTTCTCTGGAGAAGTAACGCGTCTCGGAAACTCACCGAGTTGGGAACTGGAAGCAAGCTCGCCGGAATCTAGGCGTACAAGCCCCACACTGCAAAGGACAATTCGCTGGTTTTCCCAAGTCTGTTGGCCGCACCGCCCTGGCACTCCTCCAAGCCGCCCAGGGCGATCACAGTGAGGAGCGCGCGGGCAACCAGGGTTCTGGGAATTTCGAAGCTGAAGGGAAGAAGCTTCCTGCGACCTTCCCGAGGGCGAGAGAATGCCCGATCTGTAGGAGGCCTAAGGTTGCAGGTGAGTCTGGAGGTGGGAACGTGCGCAGAAGCAACGCGTAGATGCCAGGAGGCTCCCCGAGACGCAATCCGAGCACAGAACCGCCAAGGCCACGGAGCTGGTGGAGTTCTTGGGGCCGCTGGCTGCCGGCGTGCTGGATCTCCTCGAAGTccagcgagcgagcgagcgagtcTGACAGCCTGCCACGTCCCAGTCGCCTGGGCATCCGTGTACGCACGGGAGACCCCAGGACCCGCCCCGTGCACCGCAAACCAGGCGACGGAGGGTCCCCGCGGGGGGACCCGCACAGGCCTCTCCCGCTCCCGCGCCTGGTCCTTCCCCAACAGCCAACCAGGAACAAAAGTCAGAAATAAGGATTTGAGTATTTTCGTGAAATTGTATTATGAAAGCAAAGAGGAAATCTCCCTACGTTTATGAAGGCCAAATTCGCACTGATCCGTTCTAACGGACTGAATGCTCGCAGAGGAATCTCGGGGGCTCCCGGCGCtcccggcgggcggcggcggcggcggcggcagcagcgagGGCCAGGGACCCAGGCCACAACGGGTGGGACCTAACCCACGCAGCGTTTGAAAGGCGAGGGCGGCTCCTCTGGACTGTAGGAAGGCGACGCTCCGAAGAGTCCTCTGGCAGCCCCGGAAACGGCTGCGGTGGCGGCCGGCGCAGGGCTCTCCCTCCAGGCTCCTCCGGCGAGCCGGTCGTGGGGCTTTGAGATCGGGGCTGGAGGTTCCGGTCCTTGCTACCGAGTGATCTGCTTCTGGGTCGGTGTCTCGGGCAGTGTGGGCTGAGCAGCCCGCAGGGGTTACAAAGCAGCTCCTGGTTGAAGTCCTCGTCGTCCCCAGAGAGTTGGCCGAGCTTAGGGTAGAGAGGCAGGGGCCACGGCCCGCAGTCCTCCGGGCTCAAGGCTGGCAGCGTGCGGGGTCCCGGCATGTGCTCCGCCGAATCCCAGGCCTGCCGCACGCAGCGCGGGAGGCTCTGCTCCATCGCGGGGCTCTGCTCCATCGCTTCGCCACCGCTGAGCCCACGGAATGTCTCAGGGATTCCCTGTCCGCCTATTTGTACTCCCCGGGGCTCCCAGGCCCCGCCCACTGAGAGGGTATTAGGCTGGGTGGTGACTTTTTGCAAGTAGGCTTCTGAAGATGAGGCTGATGAAGTTGACGCAAAAGTCAATCAAAatcccctgctgctgctgcttctgctgaaGTTGAACTTTGTTGACGGATGAGATTAGagtctgggtttgtttttttgtttgtttgtttgtttgtttaagattttatttattattagagggagagagagagcatgagcggggagaggggcagaaagagggagaagcagactccccggggaGCAGCGATCCTGACGGGGGCCTAGATgtcaggccctgggatcatgacctgaattgaaggcagagatttaagcGACTGAGCtactacccaggtgcctctaaagatgggtttattatttttttttaagattttatttatttatttgacagacagaaatcacaagtaggcagagaggcaggcagagagagaggaggaagcaggctccctgctgagcagagagcccaatgcgggtggatcccaggacactgagatcatgacctgagccaaaggcagaggctttaacccactgagccacccaggtgcccctaaagatgggtttaaaagaaactttaagtAGAGGAGGCTAGGTCAAGACAAGCTATTTGGAAGGttactcttttatttaaaaaattctacatgCCTGACACTTTTAGGTAACTTTACATCGAATGATTCTCATGGCCCTTCTGCTGGGAAAAAAAACAGCACTTCTGTTGGCATATGTGTCAGTGCATCCATGCCTACATTTCCTTGATCAAAAGTTTACCTTCAGTATAACAAAGTCAGTTTAATTCAAAGAGCTTAAGAAGCATCTTTGGCTCATTGGTGCTACACCTGCAGAGTTGAAGAAAGGGCTCCTGCTCTTGCAGAACTCACGTTTTAGGGGGAGAACAGAGTCACAGGAAAGAAACCATGAGGATACAGCTAACCCTTATTCCCTATAGTGGTTGATTTCATGCTAGGAAAGACAATTTCTAATGTTTGAGATAAATCCCCCATCCCAGGCCTGTCCTTTTACATGAACTGAGGAAAAAAGACAATGGCAGaggtaaaatgagaaataagtaggagaaaataaaaagaggacaGTCAACACctaaagagggggagagagaaaaagcggGAGAGAGATTGAGTTGGCAGTTGTAGGGAGATATAAGGAAAAACGAAAGAAGAGCAAAGTATGGACAACAGGAGAAGCAGCGGGGTTGGAAGCTGTGGTCAGGGGAGCCAGCAGCGCTAAGATGAAGGGATTCATTGGACTAATATGGGATCTTTGCAACTAACTCAGGGCATGGGATAAAGATGTTTAAGACGTTCCACTGGGCTGAGTATAAGAGTgggacagggatgcctgggagtCCCAGTCCTTAAGCCTCTCCCTTGGGCTCTAGgtgtctgcatcaggctccttgatcttcagggagcctgcttctccctctgtgtgccccccccctccctctccttctctctctgtgttaaggaaataaataaaattatctaggTAGTTATTTTCTCAAGACAAGAATGAGGGGATTTCaagaagagaaggcagaaggaatGTTTTATAGACTTCACAAATGATCACTGACATTGATGTGCCATAAATGCAGGTGGGTTTTAGAACAAAATAAGCCCCTTTTCTTGTCCATCTATACCAAAAATAAGTGTTGACCTATTGTTAAGGAAAAAAGGTAGCATGAAAGAATGCAGATTTGTGAGAGTGGTTAATGACAAGAATGTGTATAGGCAGGGGCTGGACTTccttggggagagagagagtctctccTGTagggcaagagggttcctttttctagGGTTTGGGGTTCTAGTCTTAGAATGAGGTAGCCTTGTGTGTTGATTGTCTCCTTATTCCTAATCTTTTTGCTTTTGAGAAACCAGTCTGATAAAGCGCAGTCTCCTTAAGGAGAAAACCACAGTAGTGTCTCTCACACGTGGTGCAGTGTGCAAGTTGATGACAGCGGTGGGCCCACCTTCCTGAAGAAGGGGGAATGGCGGGGTATCTGCTTAGCACTAGTTATTGCACAGAATCAGTAAATGTTCTGATTCTAATTTGAACCCTTTTTGTGCCCTATCAGAacactacttctttttttttttttttaagattttatttatttatttgacagacagagatcacaagtaggcagagaggcaggcagagagagagagagaggaggaatcaggctccctgccaagcagagagcctgatgcgggactcgatcccaggaccctgagaacatgacctgagcctaaggcagagatttaactcactgagccatccaggtgccttcAGTAGACTACTTCTAAAGGGGTTTGTTTTCCTTAGAGGATCATAAGGTACttcagcaatgattttttttaatatttagtttaattttctaCCATTTATATTGTTATTTCCTGCAATCCTTTTGTAAAAACCGACACAGCTGTTTGATTTCAATGTCGTGTAATGATGCTCACACTCGGTGGGAATAAAGAAGGGGTAGTCCAGGAAAAGCATCCTGAAAGAGAGGAACCCTTTTGTTGGTATGAGCACACGACAGCAATCTTCTATGAGGGTGACTGTTCGGGCACACAGAGGGTGAGCTAATGGGTGCCCATGCAGTctatttaattaactttttttttttttttcaagaaaggaagATTAAAATGATGGACATTTCTTATAACAGGAAAATAATGTGGCTTCCAAGGAGTCCTCATCCAGTGACAAATGCAGAGAGATGAGCCTGCACTCTTTACTGCAACATCAAATCTAGAGAAACatgagataaaatatatacataattttggGGGGCCAAAAAAGTTGGTTttgttaaagcacagggacaggaccagGTAGAGTGTTATTTAGAAAACAGGATGGGAATTCTCGCAAACAGAAACATAAAGCATCTCTGTAAATGGACTCCAGGTCCCTAGGTAGTGGGTGCTGAGAGCAGGAGCTGCCTCAACTGGCAAGTGATTATGGAAGCTACTTCAGCAGTGACCCCCAAAAGCTGGCTTcagcttttaatttaaaatattcaaaatattcaaaatatgtaaatatttaaaatatttcacatattttacaataaaattatttatttatttaaatttcacagcTTTGCTGTGCCAGATAGCAGGGACAAACCCATCCCGGCCTAAACAGTGAGAGGATACTTGTAGAGAGAGGAATTGCCTGGGGGCCTAGAATTTACAAGAGTGGAGGTtcccagcgggaagcctactaCTCAGGCAAAGACCCACTGAGCAGCACTCAAGATCACCTGCCTGTCCCTCCAAACTGCACAAAACATGGCGCCAGTTCCTTTTAACTCCCCTAGATAGAAACTGCTGACAAAGAAGGTGATTTCTTTGGGGATCTTCAATTTATGCTGTCTAAAATCACAATGTTACTTGCAATCAACATTCTACTGGTCTCTAGTGTCTGGAAAGTCACTGCCTCagtgcttccctccccaccttggTTGGACCTACACCCTCTCAGCCCCATTGCCATGGTCACTGCCTTCCCAGTGTTCAAGAGTTCCCATATAGCATAATCAGCCTCCAGGACAGCTTTTCAAAATCATgccttccattttgttttctaaggGCCGCATAGTTTGGGATTGTACAGATATACCATGATTCTTttccccaatctttttttttactgaaaagcACATTTGTTTTTGAGTGAGAATTTCTTGCttgtaaggaaaataatttctgggCCAAAAGAATGCTCGCACTGAACGTCTCCTATAATATTGCCTGATTGCCTTTCCAAAGAGTATTTCACATTCATGCCCAAAATGGGTATCTGAGagttattacttttatttttttttaatttgacagagatcacaagtaggcagggaggaggcaggcagagagagaagaggaagcaggctccccacttgagcagggagccagatgcggggctccatcccaggaccctgggatcatgacctgagcagaaggcagaggctttaacccactgagccactcaagcgtccccatttctttgattttaatgaGCTTTGGCCTGGGTCACAGCAAGCCTTTCAGCCCCAAACCCACCAATACCCCTCCCGTCCTGACACCACCCACCCAAAAATCAAATCCACAGGCtgagaataaggaaaaaaggCTTTAATCGTGTCATGTGAGATTAGAATGAGAATTGTGCCAATTCCTCATAAAGACCTCAAGCCTCAACTCGGTTGGGGCCAGcgcggggtggggaggtgggggggggcggaCGTGGCTGGCGGCCTTAGTCGGAGAAGTCCATACAGACAATGAAAGCCCCCAAAGGGTGTCGCAGGCTCCTTCCAGGGCATTGGCTGAAGGGGTGCTGGGGGTTGGTGTGTCTCTTGGCTCCTTCCAGGGCATCGACTGAAGGGATGCTGGCGGCTGGAATTCCTTTCCTGGCCGGGTTCCACGCTGTTTTAAGCTCCGGTTTTCAGCAGCTTCCGAGGGCGGCCCGGGCTCCTCGGGGCGATCTGGCCGCGGGTCGGTGCATCTCCGCAGGCATCTCGGAGCTGGTTCAGGCCCCAGCGGGCAGCGCCGTCTGTCGCATCTGCCTCTTGTTGCGGTGACCGCAGCTCCATCGCGGTTTCAGCCTGGACACCTGCGTCTCGATGGCGTTTCTGGCCCCTCTCGCCTGGGGGACCAGCTCCGTGCTCGGGGCAAGCGTGGCGCCACGACCCGCACCCCCAGTCGTTCTCGTCCCAGCAGAAGTGGGCGT from the Mustela nigripes isolate SB6536 chromosome 12, MUSNIG.SB6536, whole genome shotgun sequence genome contains:
- the ANXA2R gene encoding annexin-2 receptor, translated to MEQSPAMEQSLPRCVRQAWDSAEHMPGPRTLPALSPEDCGPWPLPLYPKLGQLSGDDEDFNQELLCNPCGLLSPHCPRHRPRSRSLGSKDRNLQPRSQSPTTGSPEEPGGRALRRPPPQPFPGLPEDSSERRLPTVQRSRPRLSNAAWVRSHPLWPGSLALAAAAAAAAARRERREPPRFLCEHSVR